One stretch of Zingiber officinale cultivar Zhangliang chromosome 6B, Zo_v1.1, whole genome shotgun sequence DNA includes these proteins:
- the LOC121990198 gene encoding probable BOI-related E3 ubiquitin-protein ligase 2, with the protein MDELQLLQHQISLQQRGGGGGGGGGVGANNPTVFSDLTSFNPSKRPAAVALQHSSVTSTSGTVLAMPPAALQDLEIDAIVSLHTERLRNEVREVTKRHCRGLLSTAEREAARRLREKAVELEVARLRNAALEEKVRKLTAENQMRLAAAKHYEAAVGVLRGSLQRALLLQQSRSRSRAGCCEGYGDSEAISAAESSCCFEAEEKGRGQQQQRRRRRSGWWCKACGRKEARTLLLPCKHLCLCEECEPAVGECPVCGAAKTAGFQVFTC; encoded by the exons ATGGACGAGCTTCAGTTGCTGCAACACCAGATCAGTCTGCAgcagcgaggaggaggaggaggaggaggaggaggagtggGAGCGAACAACCCCACCGTGTTCAGCGATCTCACCAGCTTCAACCCATCGAAGAGGCCGGCGGCTGTGGCCCTGCAACATTCCTCTGTTACCTCTACGAGCGGCACGGTACTCGCTATGCCGCCAGCGGCCCTGCAAGATTTGGAGATCGACGCCATCGTCAGTCTCCAT ACGGAGCGGCTGCGGAATGAGGTGCGGGAGGTGACGAAGAGGCATTGCCGGGGGCTTTTATCTACGGCGGAACGGGAGGCGGCGCGGAGGTTGAGGGAGAAGGCGGTGGAGCTGGAGGTGGCGCGGCTGAGGAACGCGGCGTTGGAGGAGAAGGTACGGAAGCTGACCGCGGAGAACCAGATGCGGTTGGCCGCCGCCAAGCATTACGAGGCCGCCGTCGGCGTGCTCAGGGGGAGCTTGCAGCGGGCTCTGCTGCTCCAGCagagcagaagcagaagcagggCAGGGTGCTGCGAGGGGTACGGCGACAGCGAGGCTATCTCCGCCGCCGAGTCGTCGTGCTGCTTCGAGGCGGAAGAGAAGGGGCGCGGGCAGCAGcagcagcggcggcggcggcggagcggGTGGTGGTGCAAGGCGTGCGGCCGGAAGGAGGCGAGGACGCTTCTGCTGCCCTGCAAGCACCTGTGCCTCTGCGAGGAGTGTGAGCCGGCCGTCGGCGAGTGCCCGGTCTGTGGCGCCGCCAAGACTGCCGGATTCCAGGTCTTCACGTGCTAA